A genomic segment from Bacteroidales bacterium encodes:
- a CDS encoding DUF4159 domain-containing protein, with amino-acid sequence MKKILFIILIFISVSFKPDSPAIKIGLIKYKGGGDWYANPTSLPNLVKFCNENLNTNINETIDNVDVGSSEIFNYPFVHLTGHGNVVFSNEDVINLRNYLIGGGFLHISDNYGIDKYIRREMKKVFPDNDFVELPFTHAIYHQKYSFPNGLPKIHEHDNKAPQGFGIIYEGRLVCFYDYECDLGDGWEDQSVHKDSEATRLKALQMGANIIQYVFTN; translated from the coding sequence ATGAAAAAAATTTTATTCATCATATTAATTTTTATATCCGTTTCGTTTAAACCCGATTCACCTGCCATTAAAATAGGTTTAATAAAATATAAAGGTGGTGGTGATTGGTATGCAAATCCTACGTCATTGCCCAACCTTGTAAAATTTTGCAATGAAAACTTAAATACTAACATTAACGAAACCATTGACAATGTTGATGTGGGAAGCAGTGAAATTTTTAATTACCCTTTCGTTCATCTGACAGGTCATGGCAATGTTGTATTTTCAAATGAAGATGTCATTAATTTAAGAAACTATTTAATTGGTGGCGGATTCCTTCACATTTCCGATAATTATGGCATTGACAAATATATCCGCAGAGAAATGAAAAAAGTTTTTCCGGACAATGATTTCGTGGAGTTGCCTTTTACACATGCCATTTATCATCAGAAATACTCTTTCCCAAACGGGCTTCCAAAAATTCATGAGCACGACAATAAAGCACCACAAGGCTTTGGTATAATTTACGAAGGAAGATTGGTGTGCTTTTATGATTATGAATGTGACTTAGGTGACGGATGGGAAGACCAAAGTGTTCACAAAGATTCTGAAGCTACCCGATTAAAAGCATTGCAAATGGGCGCAAATATTATACAATACGTTTTTACGAATTAA
- a CDS encoding T9SS type A sorting domain-containing protein: MNLKLSISLFTATIIFSATVFAQHDKNKIIKEKIVSVQETKITTDTLRPASFATGTPVLYSFIEGGYSFGVNALNDHAFAQKYKVPQSYLINGVAFWVGAKKIIGDADTLSVNFYTLDGPGTDTSGAVNNAPDSIFISKTITTSQINSSGLTIIPFTDDTFIVFVDYAVGVDISTMDDDTIGIFSTTDGDALQSQLSWVKWADDTWHTVLESFNWGMDLDFGIFIIADMSAANINDNYFIDGLKLSQNQPNPASEYTLVQYELNDNSNDVSLEIYDMNGKLINKFSEGKQLKGLHEIKINSGDLKSGSYYYSLKAGNHRLTKKMIVAK, from the coding sequence ATGAATTTAAAATTAAGTATTTCATTATTTACTGCCACGATAATTTTTTCGGCAACAGTATTTGCACAACACGATAAAAACAAAATTATAAAAGAAAAAATTGTTTCAGTACAGGAAACAAAAATTACTACAGATACTTTACGTCCCGCTAGCTTTGCTACAGGTACTCCTGTTTTATATTCGTTTATTGAAGGAGGATATTCTTTTGGTGTTAATGCATTAAACGATCACGCTTTTGCTCAAAAATATAAAGTGCCTCAATCGTACCTTATTAACGGTGTTGCTTTTTGGGTAGGTGCAAAAAAAATTATTGGAGATGCGGATACTTTATCTGTAAACTTTTATACTCTTGATGGTCCCGGTACCGATACCAGTGGTGCTGTAAACAACGCCCCTGATTCAATATTTATAAGTAAAACAATTACTACTTCACAAATTAATTCATCGGGCTTAACAATCATTCCTTTTACTGATGATACATTTATTGTATTTGTTGATTATGCTGTCGGTGTTGATATTTCCACGATGGATGATGATACAATAGGAATATTTTCTACAACCGATGGTGATGCTTTGCAATCACAGCTTTCGTGGGTGAAATGGGCTGATGATACATGGCATACTGTTTTAGAGTCATTCAACTGGGGAATGGATTTGGATTTTGGAATATTTATCATTGCTGATATGAGTGCTGCAAATATTAATGATAATTATTTTATAGATGGTTTGAAACTTAGTCAGAATCAGCCAAATCCGGCATCTGAGTATACATTGGTTCAGTATGAATTGAATGATAATTCAAATGATGTTTCGCTCGAAATATATGATATGAATGGGAAATTGATTAATAAATTTTCTGAAGGTAAACAACTAAAAGGTTTGCATGAAATTAAAATCAATTCAGGAGATTTAAAGAGCGGAAGTTATTATTATTCCTTAAAAGCAGGCAATCACAGGCTAACTAAAAAGATGATTGTTGCTAAATAA
- a CDS encoding choice-of-anchor J domain-containing protein, with amino-acid sequence MKKIYIFTALLLMSGFIFGQVNKRTNKIFSSIKVANEINIFKGDSKAVVDSLHYDGDNASAIGTNAADTFGFFAYYPAANLAAHNSLGNTITSIKLFINGATNVTSSEIRLYSSQTTLVYSQPFTAVEGWNNVVLTTPFAIPTTDLYFGYFLTVSGGYPAGVDGATTAIPNGNFMLYGGSWYHLTDLAASLTGTWNIRAMVDGTALSVPVASCTPLTWDAGHVATGNSVTSGSFTLTNTGASTLTASAITGLSAPFTTSFVPSSVSLTAGQSTTFTFTYAPTAAGTNNQTAVIATNGGNISIALTGKGIVCSSAISSYPYTEDFETYFVPDCWTSNDADGDGYDWSALASYGHNGSICATSASYINGVGALTPDNYLITRQFNINNANLALKFWVAPLDPGYPAEVYSVMVSTTGTAVADFTTVFSDTLAEADSAFVEKMVSLAAYNGQNIYIAFRHFNCTDNYFLLLDDVSISVEAGISELDINSSVNVYPNPVQNVLSIESAKQILSVNILNPVGQLVLSETPNVNSYKLNTANLKAGVYFVQVQTAKGIVTKKINVTK; translated from the coding sequence ATGAAAAAAATTTACATTTTCACTGCATTATTATTAATGAGTGGATTCATTTTTGGCCAGGTAAACAAGAGAACGAACAAGATTTTCTCTTCGATTAAAGTTGCAAATGAAATTAATATTTTTAAAGGTGATTCGAAAGCAGTTGTCGATTCATTACATTATGATGGTGATAATGCCAGTGCTATTGGAACTAATGCTGCTGATACTTTTGGTTTTTTTGCATATTACCCTGCTGCAAACTTAGCTGCACATAATTCTTTGGGTAACACGATTACTTCTATTAAATTATTTATTAATGGAGCTACAAATGTTACTTCCAGTGAAATAAGATTATATTCAAGTCAGACTACTTTAGTTTATTCACAACCTTTTACAGCTGTTGAAGGTTGGAATAACGTAGTTCTTACTACTCCTTTTGCTATTCCAACTACAGATTTATATTTTGGATATTTCCTTACTGTTTCTGGTGGTTATCCTGCAGGTGTTGATGGTGCAACAACCGCTATTCCTAATGGTAATTTTATGCTTTATGGTGGTTCATGGTATCACTTAACTGATCTTGCTGCTTCATTAACCGGAACATGGAATATCAGAGCTATGGTTGATGGTACTGCACTTTCTGTACCTGTTGCATCATGTACTCCTCTTACTTGGGATGCCGGTCATGTTGCTACTGGTAATTCTGTTACTTCTGGTTCTTTTACATTAACTAATACAGGAGCCAGTACTTTAACAGCAAGTGCTATTACAGGTTTAAGTGCCCCTTTTACAACTTCTTTTGTTCCTTCATCAGTTAGTTTAACAGCTGGACAATCAACAACATTTACTTTTACTTATGCTCCAACAGCTGCCGGTACTAATAATCAAACAGCTGTAATAGCTACCAACGGAGGTAATATATCAATAGCATTAACTGGTAAAGGGATAGTTTGTAGTAGTGCTATTAGTTCTTATCCATATACTGAAGATTTTGAAACATATTTTGTTCCTGATTGCTGGACTTCAAATGATGCTGATGGTGATGGATATGATTGGAGTGCTTTAGCATCATATGGACACAATGGTTCTATATGTGCAACATCAGCTTCATATATAAATGGTGTTGGTGCACTTACTCCGGATAACTATTTAATTACACGTCAGTTTAATATTAATAATGCTAATTTAGCTCTTAAATTTTGGGTAGCTCCATTAGATCCTGGTTACCCTGCCGAAGTATATTCAGTTATGGTATCTACTACAGGAACAGCAGTTGCTGATTTTACTACAGTATTTTCAGATACTTTAGCAGAAGCTGATTCAGCTTTTGTTGAAAAAATGGTTAGTTTAGCAGCTTATAACGGACAAAATATTTATATTGCTTTCAGACATTTTAATTGTACAGATAATTATTTCTTATTATTAGATGATGTTTCTATTTCTGTAGAAGCTGGAATTTCTGAATTAGATATTAATAGCAGTGTAAATGTTTATCCTAATCCTGTTCAGAATGTGCTTAGCATAGAATCAGCTAAACAAATTCTTTCAGTTAATATTTTAAATCCTGTTGGACAGCTTGTATTAAGCGAAACTCCTAATGTTAATTCGTACAAATTAAATACAGCAAATTTAAAAGCCGGTGTTTATTTTGTACAGGTTCAAACTGCAAAAGGAATTGTAACCAAGAAAATTAATGTTACTAAATAA